A single region of the Acidobacteriota bacterium genome encodes:
- the cofC gene encoding 2-phospho-L-lactate guanylyltransferase yields MTAGGLWAVLPVKAWSEAKRRLSPVLSAPEREELARSMLDDVLDAIEGAPAVTGALGVTADDVAATYLEEAGCEVLAEPRRGLNRALGTAADELARRGASTMLVLPIDLPLVVSADLEQLCARHLGARAGTGGEPAPPAAVTVAPDRFRSGTNALVCSPPGCIPFRFGDGSFHAHLREAERVKAARSSVALPNLGLDVDHPDDLAELLRLDRSSRSVRFLRRTGVPERLGAL; encoded by the coding sequence GTGACTGCCGGCGGCCTCTGGGCGGTCCTGCCGGTCAAGGCCTGGTCCGAGGCCAAGCGGCGGCTGTCGCCGGTCCTGAGCGCGCCGGAGCGGGAGGAGTTGGCGAGATCGATGCTCGACGACGTGCTCGACGCCATCGAGGGCGCGCCCGCCGTCACCGGCGCGCTCGGGGTAACCGCGGACGACGTCGCCGCAACGTACCTGGAAGAGGCGGGCTGCGAGGTTCTGGCAGAGCCCAGGCGCGGCCTGAACCGGGCGCTCGGCACGGCCGCGGACGAGCTCGCGCGCCGTGGCGCGTCGACGATGCTCGTATTGCCGATCGACCTGCCCCTGGTCGTTTCGGCCGACCTGGAACAGCTCTGCGCCCGACACCTCGGGGCACGAGCGGGCACCGGCGGCGAGCCGGCGCCGCCTGCCGCGGTGACCGTCGCGCCGGACCGGTTCCGCTCCGGCACGAACGCGCTCGTCTGTTCGCCGCCGGGATGTATCCCGTTTCGCTTCGGCGACGGCAGCTTCCATGCCCATCTGCGCGAAGCGGAACGGGTGAAGGCCGCTCGTTCGAGCGTCGCGCTGCCGAATCTCGGCCTGGATGTCGACCATCCGGACGACCTGGCGGAGCTGTTGCGACTCGACCGCTCCAGTCGAAGCGTCCGTTTCCTGCGTCGTACCGGCGTGCCGGAGCGGCTGGGTGCCCTCTGA